One region of Triticum aestivum cultivar Chinese Spring chromosome 6B, IWGSC CS RefSeq v2.1, whole genome shotgun sequence genomic DNA includes:
- the LOC123137833 gene encoding chaperone protein DnaJ produces the protein MDGAIEEPLHKDYYKVLEVDYDASDDNIKLNYRRLALKWHPDKHKGEDDVTAKFQEINEAYKILSDPITRLEYDFSGCYEVNQYTAREYLSRFKGMILTCNGLGIEHSSKWARHLREWEPH, from the exons ATGGACGGAGCAATCGAGGAGCCTCTCCACAAG GACTATTACAAAGTTCTGGAGGTCGATTACGATGCATCTGACGACAACATCAAACTGAATTATAGAAGATTAGCGTTG AAGTGGCACCCCGACAAGCATAAGGGCGAGGATGATGTCACAGCTAAATTTCAGGAGATCAACGAGGCTTACAAAA TTTTAAGTGATCCAATTACACGGCTTGAGTACGACTTTTCTGGCTGTTACGAGGTCAATCAATATACTGCACGT GAGTACCTTTCAAGATTTAAGGGAATGATACTTACCTGCAATGGCCTTGGCATAGAGCATTCTTCAAAATG
- the LOC123137834 gene encoding UDP-N-acetylglucosamine transferase subunit ALG14 homolog encodes MEMGFDAFAAACCAIPVLVSVLAVRVAYVLCRSGLPPSRSRVPGLRCLIVLGSGGHTAEMMNIVTELQKERFTPRYYVAALTDNMSLPKAQVYEKSLIHMEGDRETIIENAEFMQIYRSREVGQSYITSIATTLCAILHAMWLIIRIRPQVIFCNGPGTCIPLCASAFLLKVLGLGWSSIFYIESIARVKKLSLSGLLLYKLRMADQFFVQWPQLQQKYPRAQYAGRLM; translated from the exons ATGGAGATGGGGTTCGACGCCTTCGCGGCAGCGTGTTGTGCTATTCCAGTACTCGTATCCGTTCTGGCCGTCCGCGTCGCGTACGTGCTTTGCCGCAGCGGCCTACCGCCGTCGAGGTCTCGTGTCCCCGGGCTGCGGTGTCTCATCGTCCTCGGGTCTG GAGGGCATACTGCAGAGATGATGAATATTGTAACTGAGCTTCAGAAGGAACGGTTTACGCCAAGGTACTATGTGGCTGCACTTACTGATAACATGAGCCTTCCAAAGGCACAGGTCTATGAGAAGTCATTGATTCATATGGAG GGTGATAGAGAAACGATCATCGAGAACGCCGAGTTCATGCAGATATATCGTAGCCGTGAAGTGGGCCAATCCTACATTACCTCTATTGCAACAACACTGTGTGCTATTTTGCATGCTATGTGGCTAATAATAAGAATCAGACCACAAGTG ATATTTTGCAATGGTCCCGGGACATGCATCCCTCTATGTGCGTCAGCTTTTCTTCTGAAG GTGCTTGGTCTGGGATGGTCCTCCATTTTCTACATTGAAAGTATCGCAAGAGTGAAGAAGCTTTCGTTAAGTGGTTTACTGTTGTACAAGCTACGGATGGCCGATCAGTTCTTCGTGCAGTGGCCCCAGCTGCAACAAAAATACCCTAGAGCACAATATGCTGGTCGTTTGATGTGA